GTCTGCTCACCTTGGACTACATAGTTGTTGATGCCATCTTTGACATAAGCAGAGTCATTGGGAGTACCAAATATCCGCTCTGTATTGGTTTCATTGTCAGTAAACAGCAGTTCTGTCGGTGAGTCGCAATATAACCAATAGTCACCCAAGCTGGAATGGGAAGCGGAAATGACGCTGCAATTGTCCGTAGATCCCGCTTTAGACAGCAAGGGTTTATCTAAATTAGCAATGGAAGGACAAGTTTGCTTCTCACTCCCAGACCCCGTACTCCAAGACCAAGTATTACGAAACCACAGAGTCGGTAGCAAATGCAAAGCCTGAGCTTCTGGCCCACGATTCGTAATGGTGATGCGAATCAGGATATCTTCCGGAGCCGCTTTGGCATATTCAACTAAGACATCAAAGTAGCGTTCTTCGTCAAAAATGCCTGTCTCCAGCAGCTCAAACTCTAGTTGCTCGCGACCCCGACCAGCGTTCTCTGCCACCAGTTGTTCGTAAGGAAATGCCTGGTGCGGATATTTATAGAGGCACTTCATGTAAGAGTGCGTCGGCGTGTTGTCGAGGTAGAAATAGTATTCTTTCACGTCCTCGCCGTGATTGCCTTCTTTCCCAGTCAGGCCAAACAGCCTTTCTTTCAGGATCGAGTCGTTGCCATTCCAGAGGGCGATCGCAAAACAGAGGCGTTGATGATTGTCCGAAATGCCTGCAATGCCATCTTCTCCCCAGCGGTAAGCTCGCGATCGCGCCTGATCGTGCGTGAAATAGTCCCAAGCTGCTCCGCTAGCGCTGTAGTCTTCCCGGACAGTGCCCCACTGGCGATCGCTAAGATACGGCCCCCATCTGCGCCAATGCGCTTGTCTTTGACGGGTTGCTTCTAGCCGTTGAGCTTCGGCGGTGGTATTTTCTGGCATGACTCTCTCAGGCGATCGTGTGCAGCAAAGCAAATCTTGGCTAAATTAGCCTTCAATTCTTGGACTTTAATTCCTAGCCCTCGTTTGCCAGTTCTTCATCCCCAATTCTTAATCCCCAGACATCAATCCCCAGTCCTCAATCCCTAGAGTTGAGCCATTCTAGCGCACTCAACCTCCGTCCAATTATAGAGTTCAGGCTGGCACTTGCCTTTAGTTAGAGCTGCTCAAGCGTAATATTTCGTTACATCACCCAGAAGGAGTGCCTATAGGTTCGCACCCTAGACAGACTGCACGTTAGAGGCAGCTCGATAGTATGGAGACATAACAAGTTTGTTGAGGAATGTAAATTATGGAATCTCGTCCTTCTGCTGATCTGCCTACTGTTGCTAACGCTTATAACGGCAAAGACCGTAATGCTTTCTTGTTTGGTTGGAATCCCCAAGCCGAGCTATGGAATGGTCGTCTAGCTATGATCGGTTTCTTGGCTTACCTACTGTGGGACTTGAACGGTTACAGCGTCCTACGTGATGTACTTCATTTCTTGCCCCAGTACATCGCTCGCTAGTCACCCGTTCACTCATCACTAACCGATTCGTGAGCATCTAACCTTGTAGTTAGACTGGCGGCCTTAACTCAGCCTTACAGCTGCCAGCCTAACCACAAGGTTTTGCTATGACTAAATTTCTAATCAGCTATTTCATAGTGGCAAGTTGGTAAATCGACACATCCAACTCCACTTTTTTACCTTGGTTCTGCTGGAATCCTTGGTTTAAGGGGCAGACAGGATTAAAGTAAATATTCTTCCTAGAAATTGTTCACCTGAAGATTGAGTGGCTACTACTTGGCCTTACTTTGTCTTTTATCTGCCCGCTTAAGTCAATAGTTACCTGGAGCTGAAGATTTGATTTCCTCTGAGCAAGTACCCCCACCATCTGCCTCATCAACAGAAGAAATAACTATTGCTGAATTCACTTCTGACTTCACCAAAGCAGCAAACCGTAGCCTAATCACTGCAATTGGCATGCTCAGCCTCTGGGCCACGAGTTTAGCTTGCTTATTTAGCTTAGACATCTCCACTTGGCCTTTGCTCTGGAAGCTGCCGCTGATGGTCTGGCAGATGTTTCTCTATACGGGGCTGTTTATCGTCGCGCATGATGCCATGCATGGGGCAGTTTATCCAAAAAATTCCAAAATTAATGATGGGATCGGAGCGATCGCTCTGTTTCTATATGCTCTGTTCTCTTTTGAAAAGCTTAAGCAAAAACATTGGCAACATCATCGTCATCCTGTCAGTGAACTAGACCCAGACTCCCATGATGGCAAGCATCAAAACTTTTTTGCTTGGTATTTTCAGTTCATGAAATCCCACTGGAGTTGGCTCAGACTTTTAGGATTAGTTGCCCTTTTTCATATCGTTCGCTTGACCCTGTCTTTGCCTGCCGAAAACATGACGCTGTTTTGGGTCATTCCCTCAATTTCGAGTTCGATGCAACTGTTTTTCTTTGGCACTTACTTACCGCACCGAGAACCAGAAGCAGGTTACAAGAACCAGCACCGAGCGCAAAGTAACCCACTTCCAGTCTTCTGGTCTTTCATCACCTGTTATCACTTTGGCTACCACGAGGAGCACCATCAGTATCCCCAGGCGGCTTGGTGGCAACTACCAGGTGTCGCTAAAGCTCAGGGAACAATCTGAGAGATCTTCTGAGAGGCTTAATGCAATAACAACTGTAGGGGCACCTCTTGTGGGTGCCCTATTTTTGCCCTATCGGTGCAGTGAGCAGGCTATTTGCTAGACTTCTCGGCCTTAGTGTCACTCGCTTTTTCACTCGCCTTAGTGTCACTCGCTTTTTCAGCTTTCGTGTCCGGTGCCTTAGTGTCTGGTGGTTTAGTATCGGTTGAAGCTTTAGAGTCTGGCGATTGGAGCGCTTGATCGAGTACCGTCCGCGCATCTTCTGCTTGGGTTCTAGCTTCTCGGTAACGGAGATTGTTCTGAGCAAAGGTTTTCAAGGTTTTGAAGCCTTCTTTGAGATTGGCGATCGCCTCCTCACTTACAGACTCATCCGTAAACAGAATATCGACCTGCTCTCGCACTTTGATCGCTTCAGAACGCAACTCCTGCACCTTGAGCTTGAGGGTCGCTAGGTTGCTCAGGACTTGCACTGCCTGGGTGACAGCATCTTCGTCGGCGGATACCGTTGAGTTTGGTTCTTTCACTTCAATAAACTGTTGAGGGCCAAATCCTTCTGCCAAATCGGTCGGTAGTTTGCCTGAATCCATCAGCTCCATTAACTGATCCATCGCCTTCTCACGGGCTTTAACAGAATCTTTGCCAGAGACAGTCAGAATAATTTCAGGGCTTTGCGCTAGCGTATACTGAACCATAAATGTACATTTGTACTAAAGTCTTCTCTTCAATCTTAATATCCAGAAGCCCGAACCGGGAAAGTAGCTAGAGAGGCTACTGGGGCTGAGTCCGAGCTTGTCTCACCATTGCAATCAAGGTTTGGTGAGCATCTTCTGAATCTTGCAACTCATGGTCAAACTCAACTCGGAGTGGTGTTGCGGCTCCCTCAACCTGAGCCATCAAGTTCATCCCTTGGGTATCAATTGAAACCATCTCAGCCGCAGTGGCATTTGCCGCTCCAGCATAAGCTTTGGCATAAAGCACGATCGCCTCAGCATGGTCTTCGTTCATATGTTTGCAAATGCGATCGCTGATGCTAGGGGTGAGTGGATCAGCCATAACCAAATCTCCTTAAATCAAATCGTGCCAAATCGTGCCAAATCGTGGCAAATCATGGGTACCTGTTGGGAAGTTTAGCAGAGGCCAGGGCCAGGGATGCTAAGCTCACGAAGGTCTTGGTTCATGCTTTGGAGAAACAACTGTGTTTGCTGGTAAGCGCCCTACCAATCTCGGGGTTCAAAATGGTAGCTTAACACCCTGCCCAAGGACTCCCAACTGTGTCAATAGCCAAAGTACAAACCCGATTTGCCAAATTGCCCCTTTAACTTATAACTCCACAGGGACTCAGGCGATTGCTGACCTGAAAACGGTCATCCAAAATCTGGAGCGTACAACCATCGTGACAGAAAGGCCCAACTACTTGTATGCAGAATTCAAGAGCGCTTTGCTGGGCTATGTGGATGATGTTGAGTTTTACCTGGATGAAGTTCAACATGTGATTCAGGTGCGATCGGCCTCTCGCTTGGGCAAATCCGATTTAGGCGTGAATCGCAAACGCATCGAAACCATCCGAGCTAAATTGCAAGCCCTACAAGCTCAATCTTGAAGCTCAGTTTTTCGCCCTACGCCTTGACAAACTCTTAATAATTTCGACAACGCCGACAGCATGGGGGTTCTAGAAGTATTGCTCTCTACAGAAGCCGTTACTAAGAGCTGAGAAGACTTACTCTAAGGGAAGGTAGGGCTTTGCTCCAGGTAACTTGATTATGCTGACAATCCCCGGTTATCACGTTACTGCCCAGATTTATGAGAGTACAAATTCTCTGATTTATCGAGGACATTCAGAAGCTGACTTGCAACCTGTCATTCTGAAAACCCTCAAGCAAAACTACCCCACGCCCGACGAATTAACTCGCTACCGCCAAGAATACAAAATCACTCATAGTCTGTATCTAGACGGAGTGATTAAAGCTTACAACATTCAGAGTTACCAGAATCGTTTAGTGATCTTCCTGGAGGACTTTGGGGGAGAGTCTTTAAAGCACTGGATGGCCACCCGCTGCTTTTCTTGGCCAGAAGTTTTGACTTGGGGCAGTCAAATTGCCAAAACTCTGGGTCAAATTCACCAGCAGCAAATCATTCACAAAGATATCAACCCCTCCAATATCGTCCTGAACCCAGGGACAGGGCAGCTAAAGCTGATTGACTTTGGCATTGCCACTCAAATTACGCGAGAAAACCCAACGGTTCGCAATCCAAACTTGTTAGAAGGAACATTGGCCTATCTGTCTCCAGAACAGACAGGACGGATGAACCGATCGCTTGACTACCGCACCGATTTTTATTCCCTCGGCGTGACCCTATACGAACTGCTGACGCAGCAACTTCCCTTCACCGCAGATGACGAACTAGGGTTAGTGCATTGCCATTTAGCCAAGTACCCCATTCCACCGCACGATCGCAACCCAGCTATTCCTCCCGCAGTTTCTGCTGTGGTGATGAAACTGTTGGCAAAAACCGCTGAAGAGCGCTACCAGAGTTCTTGGGGAATTCAGGCCGATCTGGAGGCTTGTCTGACTCAATGGCACACAGGCTCCGCGATCGCCTTTCCCTTAGCTCAGCATGATGTTTCGGGGCGCTTTGAGGTGCCCCAAAAGCTGTATGGCAGGGAGCGAGAGGTTGCAGACTTGCTAGCAGCCTTTAGGCGCGTCACAACTCCATCGGGCGATCGCAGCGGTAAAGTCAGTGAACTATTGCTAGTCTCTGGCTATGCTGGCATCGGCAAAACCTCGCTAGTCCAAGAGATTTACAAACCAATGACGCAACGACGGGGCTATTTTGTTGCGGGTAAGTTTGACCAATATCAGCGAGACATTCCCTACTCTGCCTTTGTAGTGGCCTTTGCTGCTTTAGTGAGACAACTGCTGGCAGAGAGCCCTGCTCAACTTAGCCACTGGCAAGCAAAGCTCATCCAGGCTTTAACGCCTAATGCTCAGGTAATCATTGAAGTGATTCCTGAATTGGCAATGATTGTCGGGCAACAGCCACCTGTCACAGCCTTGCCTCCGGCAGAAGCTCGTAACCGCTTCAATCGAACTTTCCAAAACTTAATTCAAGTTCTAGCCCAACCAGAACATCCCCTCGTGATTTTTTTGGATGATTTGCAATGGGCCGATGCAGCCTCTTTACAGTTGATGCAGTTGTTGATGGCTACAGCAGGCCAAACCCTCTTGCTGATTGGGGCGTACCGAGATAATGAGGTGAGTCCTACGCATCCCTTAATGTCTACGGTAAGGGAGATCCAAGAGGCAGGAGGAGTTGTCA
This region of Trichocoleus desertorum NBK24 genomic DNA includes:
- a CDS encoding chlorophyll a/b-binding protein, with the protein product MESRPSADLPTVANAYNGKDRNAFLFGWNPQAELWNGRLAMIGFLAYLLWDLNGYSVLRDVLHFLPQYIAR
- the crtW gene encoding beta-carotene ketolase CrtW: MISSEQVPPPSASSTEEITIAEFTSDFTKAANRSLITAIGMLSLWATSLACLFSLDISTWPLLWKLPLMVWQMFLYTGLFIVAHDAMHGAVYPKNSKINDGIGAIALFLYALFSFEKLKQKHWQHHRHPVSELDPDSHDGKHQNFFAWYFQFMKSHWSWLRLLGLVALFHIVRLTLSLPAENMTLFWVIPSISSSMQLFFFGTYLPHREPEAGYKNQHRAQSNPLPVFWSFITCYHFGYHEEHHQYPQAAWWQLPGVAKAQGTI
- a CDS encoding DUF2470 domain-containing protein; translation: MADPLTPSISDRICKHMNEDHAEAIVLYAKAYAGAANATAAEMVSIDTQGMNLMAQVEGAATPLRVEFDHELQDSEDAHQTLIAMVRQARTQPQ
- a CDS encoding DUF1499 domain-containing protein; the encoded protein is MFAGKRPTNLGVQNGSLTPCPRTPNCVNSQSTNPICQIAPLTYNSTGTQAIADLKTVIQNLERTTIVTERPNYLYAEFKSALLGYVDDVEFYLDEVQHVIQVRSASRLGKSDLGVNRKRIETIRAKLQALQAQS